A single Desulfomicrobium apsheronum DNA region contains:
- a CDS encoding MGMT family protein encodes MTHQSFTIRVIEAIHSIPRGRVATYGQIAGMAGNLRAARQVARILHTCSHSEGLPWHRVVNREGRIALRVSQGYEDQKRLLENEGVEFDGTGRIDLERFLLGSGSDIGAGSLRAKETD; translated from the coding sequence ATGACGCACCAATCCTTCACCATCCGGGTGATCGAAGCCATCCACAGCATTCCCCGGGGCAGGGTGGCCACCTACGGACAGATCGCTGGCATGGCCGGAAACCTGCGGGCCGCCCGGCAGGTCGCGCGGATTCTTCACACGTGCTCGCACTCAGAAGGGTTGCCCTGGCACCGCGTGGTCAACCGGGAAGGACGCATCGCATTGCGGGTCTCCCAGGGTTACGAAGATCAGAAGCGGTTGCTCGAAAACGAGGGCGTCGAGTTTGACGGTACCGGCCGCATTGATCTGGAGCGCTTTCTGCTGGGGTCGGGGTCGGATATTGGGGCTGGGTCTCTGAGGGCAAAAGAGACAGACTGA
- a CDS encoding IS3 family transposase, with translation MVFHSDRGSQYCSKRFQSLVQGIGGIQSMSGTGSCYDNAITELFFGTMKRELVHHCSFESRLEAQSQIFRYIECFYNRRRRHSSIGYQTPEEYERLFIRIAV, from the coding sequence ATGGTTTTTCATTCTGATCGGGGATCTCAATATTGCAGCAAGCGATTTCAGTCCTTGGTGCAGGGGATCGGTGGAATCCAAAGCATGAGCGGCACTGGCTCCTGCTATGACAACGCGATAACGGAATTGTTCTTCGGAACCATGAAGAGAGAACTCGTGCACCACTGCTCCTTCGAGAGCAGGCTCGAAGCTCAAAGTCAGATATTTCGATATATTGAATGTTTTTACAACCGCCGGCGCAGACATTCGTCGATTGGTTATCAAACGCCTGAGGAATATGAGCGGCTGTTCATCAGGATAGCCGTTTAG
- a CDS encoding carbohydrate porin — MSDGKANPIKYSYSLGLVGTGIVPGRPLDDFGIGWARTEFSDAFVPFMRDRFELGLDHEDAIEVFFNVSVTPWLNVSPNFQFISPALDRTVDSSGNFEDMDDIYLAGVRIGVRF, encoded by the coding sequence ATGAGTGACGGCAAAGCCAACCCGATCAAGTACAGCTATTCCCTGGGATTGGTCGGCACGGGCATCGTGCCGGGCCGGCCGCTGGATGACTTCGGAATTGGGTGGGCGCGCACGGAGTTCAGCGACGCCTTTGTGCCCTTCATGCGTGACAGGTTTGAGCTGGGTCTTGATCACGAAGATGCGATCGAGGTCTTCTTCAATGTTTCCGTAACGCCCTGGCTCAACGTCAGTCCGAACTTCCAGTTCATTTCCCCGGCCCTGGACAGGACGGTGGACTCCAGCGGGAATTTCGAGGATATGGATGACATCTACCTGGCTGGCGTGCGTATCGGAGTTCGGTTTTGA
- a CDS encoding YSC84-related protein, with amino-acid sequence MRKIRLIMPFLVLFLGCSFFSGSARAATAGEIDKAVNLALEKLYASTPAAAELAKVCKGVLVFPDVVKAGLIVGGQYGEGALRVDGKTVGYYNTVAASYGLQAGAQTFGYAMFLMNDSALNYLKKSQGWEVGVGPTVVVMDEGLAKSLTTSTAKDDIYAFIFGQKGLMAGLSLQGSKITRINPD; translated from the coding sequence ATGCGTAAGATTCGTCTGATTATGCCTTTCTTGGTCCTGTTTCTCGGATGCTCGTTTTTTTCCGGCTCCGCCCGGGCCGCAACCGCCGGTGAAATCGACAAGGCCGTCAATCTGGCTCTGGAGAAGCTCTATGCGAGCACGCCGGCTGCTGCCGAACTGGCCAAGGTCTGTAAAGGGGTGCTGGTCTTTCCGGATGTCGTCAAAGCCGGGCTGATCGTCGGCGGGCAGTATGGTGAAGGGGCGTTGCGGGTCGACGGCAAGACCGTCGGGTACTACAACACTGTCGCAGCTTCCTACGGGCTTCAGGCCGGAGCGCAGACCTTCGGTTACGCCATGTTTCTGATGAACGACAGCGCCCTCAATTACCTGAAGAAGAGCCAGGGCTGGGAAGTTGGCGTCGGCCCCACGGTGGTGGTCATGGATGAGGGGTTGGCCAAGAGCCTGACCACTTCGACCGCCAAAGACGACATCTATGCCTTCATTTTCGGGCAGAAGGGCCTGATGGCCGGCCTCAGTCTGCAGGGGTCCAAGATCACCAGGATCAATCCCGACTAG
- a CDS encoding DUF4105 domain-containing protein: MGRIIRAIGRVAAFLGLAVLACLGTLAIYYSNLPQALRPAASAIFALVAAGLVLAGLWKKRRRAWGAFLVLFGAVFAAWWALIPPSNDRDWQPDVAVLPWAEVRDDNVTVHNIRNCEYRTETDYTVRHYDRTFDLAQLRSMDLFLVHWGAPGIAHTMVSFGFSDGSYLCLSIETRKEVGEAYSAVKGFFKQFELTYAVADERDLVRLRTNFRAGEDVYLYRLDVPMDFARKVLLDYLRQINSLKASPEWYRAIGANCTTGILRHTNRFNPEASFDWRLIANGYLDEMLYERGRIDQTFPFAELKKRSLVNPTAKAVGETEDFSRRIRLGLPGMEF, encoded by the coding sequence ATGGGCCGCATCATTCGTGCTATCGGCAGAGTGGCGGCCTTTCTTGGCCTTGCCGTATTGGCCTGCCTGGGCACGTTGGCCATTTATTACTCCAATCTGCCGCAGGCGCTGCGCCCGGCCGCCAGCGCGATCTTCGCCCTGGTGGCCGCGGGCCTCGTTCTCGCGGGTCTCTGGAAGAAAAGACGGCGGGCGTGGGGCGCCTTCCTTGTCCTTTTCGGGGCGGTGTTCGCCGCATGGTGGGCGCTGATCCCTCCCTCCAACGATCGGGACTGGCAACCGGATGTGGCGGTTCTCCCCTGGGCCGAAGTCCGGGACGACAACGTCACTGTCCACAATATCCGCAACTGCGAGTACCGCACCGAAACCGACTACACGGTGCGCCACTACGACCGGACCTTCGACCTGGCCCAATTGAGGAGCATGGACCTCTTTCTGGTCCACTGGGGGGCGCCTGGCATCGCCCATACCATGGTCAGTTTCGGTTTCAGCGACGGCAGCTACCTGTGCCTCTCCATCGAGACGCGCAAGGAGGTGGGCGAGGCCTACTCGGCGGTCAAGGGCTTCTTCAAGCAGTTCGAGTTGACCTACGCGGTGGCTGACGAGCGGGATCTGGTCCGGTTGAGGACCAACTTCCGCGCCGGCGAGGACGTGTACCTCTATCGGCTCGATGTCCCGATGGATTTCGCCCGCAAGGTGCTGCTCGACTACCTGCGACAGATCAACAGCCTCAAGGCAAGCCCCGAATGGTACCGGGCGATCGGGGCCAACTGCACGACCGGCATCCTGCGCCACACCAACCGGTTTAACCCCGAAGCGAGCTTCGACTGGCGTTTAATAGCCAACGGCTACCTCGACGAGATGCTTTACGAAAGGGGGAGAATCGACCAGACGTTCCCCTTTGCCGAACTGAAGAAGCGCAGCCTCGTCAACCCGACCGCCAAGGCCGTCGGCGAGACGGAGGATTTTTCACGCCGGATCCGCCTGGGGTTGCCGGGAATGGAGTTCTGA
- a CDS encoding IS5 family transposase produces MQPKKSDRQRSFLCPDLIDQLDPRHHLLGLAKAIPWQVFEDSFRPLYAASGRPAKPVRLMVGLLILKQLENLSDERVVEIWVQNPYFQAFCGQQRFTWKLPCDPSELTYFRRRIGEDGVRKIFEVSVTLHCDKAKEEEVVVDSTVQEKNITFPTDTKLLTKIVTRCRIMAKLEDVKLRRSYQREVKKLLRTIRFKSKGRKQGEAQRAIRRLRTIAGVLIRDMRRKLSPEALEIHRQSLDLYDRVQRQQRSDTGKIYSLHEPDVSCISKGKAHKKYEFGAKASVTVTKTNGIIVGALSFSDNPFDGHTLPAVLTQVESIVGKRPTMAICDRGYRGKRKIGTTRIEIPESGKGPKTEHEKRQARARFRRRAAIEPIIGHLKNDHRMLRNYLKGRIGDSVNLFMACAAFNFRKFIWILYFLCLKLLGHVFRPNARPLQACA; encoded by the coding sequence ATGCAGCCCAAAAAATCGGACCGTCAGCGCAGCTTCCTCTGCCCAGATCTGATCGATCAGCTCGATCCTCGACACCACCTTCTGGGGTTGGCCAAGGCCATTCCATGGCAGGTTTTTGAGGACAGCTTTCGTCCGCTTTATGCTGCATCCGGTCGCCCAGCCAAGCCCGTCCGTTTAATGGTTGGGCTTCTCATCCTCAAACAGCTTGAAAACCTGAGCGATGAGCGCGTCGTCGAGATCTGGGTTCAGAATCCTTACTTCCAAGCCTTCTGCGGCCAGCAGCGCTTCACCTGGAAGCTGCCGTGTGATCCGTCCGAGTTGACCTATTTTCGGCGTCGGATCGGAGAAGACGGTGTGCGCAAAATTTTTGAAGTCTCCGTGACCCTCCATTGCGACAAGGCCAAAGAAGAGGAAGTTGTCGTGGACTCCACCGTACAGGAAAAGAACATCACTTTTCCCACGGACACCAAGCTGCTGACCAAGATCGTGACACGTTGCCGCATCATGGCCAAACTGGAAGACGTCAAACTCCGGCGCAGCTACCAGCGTGAGGTCAAAAAGCTGCTGAGGACCATTCGTTTCAAATCAAAAGGCCGCAAACAGGGCGAGGCCCAGCGAGCTATCAGGCGTTTGCGGACTATTGCCGGTGTCCTGATCCGCGATATGAGACGGAAGCTTTCCCCGGAAGCGTTGGAGATTCACCGGCAGTCTCTTGACCTCTACGACCGCGTTCAACGCCAGCAGCGCTCCGACACGGGCAAAATTTACAGCCTCCATGAGCCAGACGTTTCCTGCATCAGCAAAGGGAAGGCTCACAAGAAATACGAGTTCGGCGCCAAGGCATCCGTGACCGTGACCAAGACCAATGGCATCATCGTTGGTGCACTGTCCTTCTCGGACAACCCCTTTGATGGCCACACTCTTCCCGCAGTGCTTACCCAAGTCGAGAGTATCGTAGGCAAAAGGCCGACCATGGCGATTTGCGACCGTGGATATCGAGGTAAGCGTAAAATCGGGACGACCCGCATCGAGATTCCAGAATCAGGCAAAGGCCCAAAAACTGAGCACGAAAAGCGCCAAGCTCGGGCACGTTTTCGCCGCAGGGCCGCCATCGAACCAATCATCGGCCATCTCAAGAACGATCACAGAATGCTTCGAAACTACCTCAAAGGCCGGATCGGCGATTCCGTGAACCTGTTCATGGCCTGTGCGGCCTTCAACTTCCGGAAGTTCATCTGGATTCTGTATTTTTTGTGCCTCAAATTGCTGGGGCACGTATTTCGACCCAATGCTCGGCCACTACAGGCTTGTGCCTGA
- a CDS encoding DUF3883 domain-containing protein yields the protein MSQMKPQNQLALVVAYYLSRFDAKAYEALGYGSQAKAHDAIASAIGVKPATLSNMRDEFDPAFDNPRKGWHKREMHPTRKKIIALFQDFSGESLLALVQGIIKNKEHTLPRGVLAEIDAPVDTNTVFVPRGPTGRKAEEYFLDIWQTLGLPASDSVLDTRDQGCGYDFLLDGTTPQIAVEVKGLAGNDGGILFTDKEWETAKKMQDNYYLLVVRNVYNSPRHQIVHNPYSKLRTQQQLRTAIQISWHVSSFDLKQSLD from the coding sequence CTCGTGGTTGCGTACTACTTATCTCGATTTGATGCCAAAGCATATGAAGCGCTTGGCTACGGGAGTCAGGCTAAGGCTCATGACGCGATAGCAAGTGCGATTGGCGTAAAGCCTGCTACGCTTTCGAACATGCGCGATGAGTTCGACCCAGCCTTCGATAATCCGAGAAAAGGCTGGCATAAGAGGGAGATGCATCCAACTCGAAAAAAAATCATCGCGCTATTTCAAGACTTTTCTGGAGAGTCGCTTTTGGCTTTGGTCCAAGGAATTATCAAAAATAAAGAACATACCCTTCCACGCGGAGTATTGGCCGAAATTGATGCTCCAGTGGACACCAATACTGTTTTTGTACCCCGAGGCCCGACCGGTCGAAAGGCTGAAGAGTACTTCTTAGACATTTGGCAAACTTTGGGACTGCCAGCTTCCGATTCGGTCTTGGATACTCGGGACCAAGGGTGCGGCTACGATTTTCTACTAGATGGCACTACCCCACAAATTGCTGTTGAGGTAAAAGGGCTGGCGGGCAACGATGGCGGGATATTATTTACTGACAAGGAGTGGGAAACCGCCAAAAAAATGCAAGATAACTACTATTTGCTTGTTGTTCGAAATGTATACAATTCACCCCGTCACCAGATTGTTCACAATCCTTATAGCAAGTTGAGAACACAGCAACAATTGCGAACTGCAATTCAGATTAGCTGGCACGTTTCAAGCTTCGATTTGAAACAAAGCTTAGACTAG